From the genome of Armatimonadota bacterium, one region includes:
- a CDS encoding regulatory protein RecX: MSPRVARLRVSAREPGVCRVEIEGVGRFQVDARTVGALGLAEGQAIAPEVVGRLVSAAERQRARTVALGLLQRRLRSRAELESALRRRGVPRDEALAAIGELARSGWIDDARFARAWIADRLALRPSGARRLRTELAIRGVAPAVIAEALAAQLLPEQEEAMALRQAGDRLRRLRGLPPNVARRRLVGWLQRRGYSSGTIARALRKVGPPGEGSPDDDSSD, encoded by the coding sequence ATGAGCCCGCGGGTGGCGCGCCTGCGGGTTTCCGCGCGCGAGCCCGGGGTGTGCCGGGTAGAGATCGAGGGCGTCGGACGGTTCCAGGTAGACGCCCGGACCGTCGGTGCGCTTGGCCTGGCCGAGGGCCAGGCCATTGCCCCGGAGGTGGTCGGCCGTCTTGTCAGCGCCGCGGAGCGCCAGAGGGCCAGGACCGTAGCCCTGGGCCTTCTGCAACGGCGGCTGCGCAGCCGCGCGGAGCTGGAGAGCGCGCTGCGCCGGCGGGGAGTGCCGCGGGATGAAGCACTTGCCGCAATCGGCGAACTCGCGCGGTCAGGATGGATAGACGATGCGCGGTTCGCGCGCGCGTGGATCGCCGACCGCCTGGCCCTACGGCCCAGCGGCGCGCGGAGGTTACGAACGGAGCTGGCCATACGCGGCGTTGCGCCGGCGGTCATTGCCGAGGCGCTGGCGGCTCAGTTGCTTCCAGAACAGGAGGAGGCCATGGCACTGCGCCAGGCAGGGGATCGCCTGCGCCGCCTGAGGGGGCTTCCTCCAAACGTCGCACGGAGGCGCCTGGTGGGATGGTTGCAGCGCCGCGGCTATTCGTCCGGCACAATCGCACGCGCTCTTCGGAAGGTAGGACCGCCCGGCGAGGGCAGCCCCGATGACGACTCCTCGGACTGA
- the thpR gene encoding RNA 2',3'-cyclic phosphodiesterase, whose translation MTLYRTFIAVELSDESRRLVAEIQERLRTAGAALRWVRPENLHYTLSFLGEIPAAQVARAVVATRNAAGRIVPFQVYIGGLGAFPSLERPQVVWVGCTEGAEALGRLAGEVKAALDRERLPSDPKPFRPHLTLGRAKDNRQWGDLVRAVRAHRDSAVGQEWVRAVTVMESRLTPDGPIYTPREKVLLGHGLNSTGT comes from the coding sequence ATGACCCTCTACAGGACCTTCATTGCGGTTGAGTTGAGCGACGAATCCCGGCGCCTGGTGGCCGAGATACAGGAACGGCTGCGTACGGCCGGGGCTGCGCTCCGATGGGTCAGGCCGGAAAACCTGCACTACACCTTGTCCTTCCTGGGCGAGATCCCGGCCGCACAGGTGGCCCGCGCGGTCGTGGCGACGCGCAACGCGGCCGGCCGGATCGTGCCCTTCCAGGTGTATATTGGCGGCCTGGGTGCCTTTCCAAGTTTGGAGCGGCCCCAGGTGGTCTGGGTCGGATGCACCGAGGGGGCTGAGGCCCTCGGGCGCCTGGCCGGGGAAGTGAAGGCGGCGCTGGACCGGGAACGCCTGCCGTCAGATCCAAAGCCATTCCGCCCCCATCTGACCCTGGGCCGCGCAAAGGACAACCGCCAGTGGGGGGATCTGGTGCGGGCCGTCCGGGCGCACCGCGATTCCGCGGTCGGTCAGGAGTGGGTGAGGGCGGTTACCGTCATGGAGAGCCGGCTGACGCCTGACGGTCCGATCTACACGCCTCGGGAGAAGGTCCTTCTGGGCCACGGATTGAACTCCACGGGTACGTAG
- a CDS encoding ATP-dependent helicase, with translation MTTPRTESGQQQPGQLSLDLASGDHSQAGDDAAGRALEGLTPSQLAAVTHGDGPLLIVAGAGTGKTTVITRRIAWLIASRRARPSEILALTFTDKAAGEMEARVDQLVPYGYVDAWISTFHAFGDRVLREQALEAGLVPDFRVLSRPEQFIFARDRLFEMPLERYRPLGDPTRYVDALLTLIARAKDEDISPEAYEAFAERLVLDSQAGGDGSAPGEDAGAHLEIARTYAAYQRLLREAGRVDFGDLISIPLRLFRDRPEILRRYQERFRYILVDEFQDTNHAQFELVKLLAAAHRNLTVVGDDDQAIYKFRGAAISNILGFAAAYPDAAQVVLTDNFRSPQTVLDAAYRLIQHNNPDRLEVRNQLDKRLSARKPDGPLVRHLHHDTLTSEAEAVAEAIAEHIHAGGRAKDCAILVRANRDADPFMRALNLRAIPWWFSGTRGLYDREEIRVALAFLRVLANPADNLSMYYLGTSGLYLVNGTEMALALNQANRRHRSLEHTFRNLHTVPELSAELSPESRVSIARLLEDLDEMRALMRHHPTGRVLYEYLVTRTGYIRRLATSEQPGDEVKVANLARLFDIVARHGEVAVYDRVPEFVRRMEDLISAGDDPPSPEPDTEFDGVQVLTVHKAKGLEFPVVFLVNCVADRFPSRGRSEPLQIPDELVRDKEVLPSGDGHLQEERRLFYVGMTRAKQRLVLTSGRDYGNSRPRKLSRFILEALDEPTVDQVAFRASAIEAIQRHAPPVDAPPSLPGILPSEAPVHLSFRQVDDYQICPLKYKYTHVLRVPLLRDHRVVYGAAVHAGAMEYNRRRARGQSVAPEHLIQAFERAWAAEGFISREHEDQRLAEGREVLRTFLAFQQASGTVPTMVEAKFAVQAGSTRVRGRWDRVDLRAAPDSGGSDEVVIIDFKTTDVRAQKDADRRAKESLQLDIYALAYRHHYGRTPDRLELHFLGPRHVLVGTAAPTQAKLDAATEAIERSAAGIRGQEFAATPDYYRACRYCAFASICPYTAEED, from the coding sequence ATGACGACTCCTCGGACTGAATCAGGACAGCAGCAGCCGGGCCAGCTCTCCCTCGACCTGGCGTCCGGGGACCACTCGCAGGCAGGCGACGATGCGGCCGGACGGGCGTTGGAGGGTCTCACACCGAGCCAGCTTGCCGCGGTGACCCATGGCGACGGCCCCCTGCTGATCGTGGCCGGCGCGGGCACTGGGAAGACGACGGTTATCACGCGGCGCATCGCGTGGCTGATCGCCAGCCGGCGCGCGCGCCCCTCTGAGATCCTTGCGCTGACGTTCACCGACAAGGCGGCCGGGGAGATGGAGGCGCGCGTGGACCAGCTCGTGCCCTACGGCTACGTGGATGCGTGGATCAGCACGTTCCACGCCTTCGGCGACAGGGTGCTGCGCGAGCAGGCGCTTGAGGCCGGGCTGGTGCCTGATTTCCGGGTGCTGTCACGGCCCGAGCAGTTCATCTTCGCCCGCGACCGGCTCTTCGAGATGCCGCTGGAGAGATACAGGCCTCTGGGCGATCCGACGCGGTACGTTGACGCGCTGCTCACCCTGATCGCCCGCGCGAAGGACGAGGACATATCCCCGGAAGCGTACGAGGCGTTCGCTGAGCGCCTCGTACTGGACAGCCAGGCAGGCGGCGACGGGTCCGCACCAGGGGAGGATGCCGGAGCGCACCTCGAGATTGCCAGGACCTACGCTGCATACCAGCGCCTGCTGCGCGAGGCGGGTCGGGTGGACTTCGGCGACCTGATCTCGATCCCCCTCCGGTTGTTCCGCGACCGCCCCGAGATTCTGCGGCGGTATCAGGAACGGTTTCGCTACATCCTGGTGGACGAGTTCCAGGACACGAACCACGCGCAGTTTGAGCTCGTGAAACTCCTGGCCGCGGCGCACCGCAACCTCACGGTGGTTGGAGACGACGATCAGGCGATCTACAAGTTCCGTGGCGCGGCGATCAGCAACATCCTGGGGTTTGCGGCCGCGTATCCCGACGCCGCGCAGGTGGTGCTCACCGACAACTTCCGATCGCCCCAGACGGTGCTGGACGCCGCCTACCGCCTGATCCAGCACAACAACCCCGATCGCCTCGAGGTACGCAACCAGCTCGACAAGCGGCTCAGCGCGCGCAAGCCGGACGGCCCGCTTGTCAGGCACCTCCACCACGATACCCTCACCAGCGAGGCCGAGGCCGTGGCAGAGGCCATCGCCGAGCACATCCATGCGGGCGGGCGGGCGAAGGACTGCGCGATTCTGGTGCGGGCCAACCGCGATGCCGATCCGTTCATGCGGGCCCTGAACCTCCGCGCGATCCCCTGGTGGTTCTCCGGAACGCGCGGCCTCTACGACCGCGAGGAGATCAGGGTGGCGCTGGCGTTCCTGCGCGTCCTGGCCAACCCTGCCGACAACCTGAGCATGTACTACCTGGGAACGTCAGGGCTCTACCTGGTCAACGGCACCGAGATGGCGCTGGCACTCAACCAGGCGAACCGGCGCCACAGGTCGCTGGAGCACACCTTCCGGAACCTGCATACGGTCCCCGAGCTAAGCGCCGAGCTGTCCCCTGAGAGCAGGGTCTCCATTGCCCGCCTCCTCGAGGACTTAGACGAGATGCGCGCGCTGATGCGCCACCACCCAACAGGGCGCGTGCTGTACGAGTACCTGGTCACGCGCACGGGCTACATCCGCCGCCTGGCCACCTCCGAGCAGCCCGGCGACGAGGTGAAGGTGGCGAACCTGGCGCGTCTCTTCGACATCGTGGCACGCCACGGTGAGGTTGCCGTGTACGATCGCGTGCCCGAGTTCGTGCGGCGCATGGAGGACCTGATCTCGGCCGGCGACGATCCTCCGTCCCCGGAACCCGATACGGAGTTCGACGGCGTGCAGGTCCTGACCGTGCACAAGGCCAAGGGATTGGAGTTCCCGGTCGTGTTCCTGGTCAACTGCGTTGCCGATCGGTTTCCGTCGCGCGGCCGCTCCGAGCCCTTGCAGATCCCCGATGAGCTGGTGAGGGACAAGGAAGTCCTGCCCTCGGGGGACGGCCATCTTCAAGAGGAACGGCGGTTGTTCTATGTGGGCATGACGCGGGCGAAGCAACGGCTGGTGCTCACGAGCGGACGGGACTACGGGAACTCCCGGCCGCGCAAGCTCAGCCGGTTCATCCTGGAGGCCCTGGATGAGCCGACGGTGGACCAGGTGGCTTTCAGGGCCTCGGCGATCGAGGCCATCCAGAGGCACGCCCCTCCTGTCGACGCGCCCCCGTCGTTGCCAGGCATCCTTCCGTCCGAAGCACCGGTCCACCTGTCGTTCCGCCAGGTGGACGACTACCAGATCTGCCCTCTGAAGTACAAGTACACGCACGTGCTGCGCGTTCCGCTGTTGCGTGACCACCGGGTCGTGTACGGCGCGGCCGTTCACGCCGGGGCCATGGAGTACAACCGGCGGCGCGCGCGGGGACAGTCGGTCGCGCCCGAGCACCTGATCCAGGCATTCGAGCGTGCCTGGGCTGCCGAGGGGTTCATCAGCCGGGAGCACGAGGACCAGAGACTGGCCGAGGGACGCGAGGTCCTGCGAACCTTCTTGGCGTTCCAGCAGGCGTCCGGCACGGTTCCTACCATGGTGGAAGCCAAGTTCGCGGTTCAGGCAGGCAGCACCCGGGTGCGGGGCCGCTGGGACCGTGTTGACCTGCGCGCCGCACCGGATTCCGGCGGTAGTGACGAGGTGGTCATCATTGATTTCAAGACCACCGACGTGCGGGCCCAAAAGGACGCCGACCGCAGGGCGAAGGAGAGCCTGCAGCTCGACATCTACGCGCTCGCCTACCGGCATCACTATGGCCGCACCCCTGACCGGTTGGAGCTCCACTTCCTGGGACCCAGGCATGTGCTCGTGGGAACCGCCGCTCCCACCCAGGCGAAGCTCGATGCGGCGACCGAGGCGATCGAACGGTCGGCAGCCGGCATCCGCGGCCAGGAGTTCGCCGCAACCCCGGACTACTACCGGGCGTGCCGGTACTGCGCCTTTGCCTCGATATGCCCGTACACGGCAGAGGAGGACTAG
- the rmuC gene encoding DNA recombination protein RmuC, with amino-acid sequence MEIVSLVVTAVAAAVLAVLASLALQRRREAPAGGMLLLQQQLDALRGQVTQRLDEVGRTVSERLAESTLMVQRANESLGQRLDANLQMVGQRFTETTGMVTTVHERLKGVEEAAGRIFDLGKDLASLQQILQPPKMRGGVGELLLENLLRNGLPQGVFETQYRFADGTVVDAVIRLGGSLVPVDSKFPLEAFHLIMRADSDEEKTRARREFDRQVQVHVKSIAEKYIQPQEGTYDFALMYVPAENVYYEAVMRGDEAGALYSLALSKKVIPVSPTTFYAYLMAIAYGLKGLQVEKQAAMIREGLTHLAVDMERIRDLLGRLGTQLRHSQGNYELLRRAMDRFGDRLGGLGGVPLPEEAGDALPPASQTDS; translated from the coding sequence ATGGAAATCGTGAGTCTGGTGGTGACGGCAGTCGCGGCGGCCGTCCTCGCTGTGCTCGCGTCCCTGGCCCTCCAGAGGCGGCGTGAGGCCCCGGCAGGAGGGATGCTTCTGCTGCAGCAACAACTCGACGCCCTGCGCGGGCAGGTGACGCAGCGGCTTGACGAGGTGGGCCGGACCGTGAGCGAGCGGCTGGCGGAGAGTACGCTGATGGTGCAGCGCGCCAACGAGAGCCTGGGCCAGCGCCTCGATGCCAACCTCCAGATGGTAGGCCAGCGGTTCACCGAGACCACCGGCATGGTGACGACGGTGCACGAGCGGCTGAAGGGGGTCGAGGAAGCCGCCGGACGGATCTTCGACCTTGGAAAGGACCTGGCTTCGCTTCAACAGATCCTGCAGCCGCCGAAGATGCGCGGCGGGGTGGGGGAGCTGCTGCTCGAGAACCTGCTGCGGAACGGGCTGCCGCAGGGGGTCTTCGAGACCCAGTACCGCTTCGCTGACGGCACGGTGGTGGACGCCGTGATCAGGTTGGGCGGCAGCCTGGTGCCGGTGGACTCGAAGTTTCCCCTCGAGGCATTCCACTTGATCATGCGGGCGGACTCGGACGAGGAGAAGACGAGGGCCAGGCGTGAGTTTGACCGCCAGGTTCAGGTGCACGTCAAGTCAATCGCCGAGAAGTACATACAGCCACAGGAGGGCACATACGACTTCGCCCTGATGTACGTGCCGGCGGAGAACGTCTACTACGAAGCGGTGATGCGCGGCGACGAGGCCGGCGCGCTGTACTCGCTGGCCCTGAGCAAGAAGGTCATTCCCGTCTCGCCCACGACCTTCTACGCCTACCTGATGGCGATTGCCTACGGCCTGAAGGGCCTCCAGGTTGAGAAGCAGGCCGCGATGATCCGGGAGGGCCTGACCCACCTGGCCGTGGACATGGAGCGCATTCGCGATCTGCTCGGCAGGCTCGGCACCCAGCTCCGTCACTCCCAGGGCAACTACGAGCTGCTGCGCCGGGCGATGGACCGCTTCGGCGACCGCCTGGGAGGCCTGGGTGGCGTCCCCCTCCCGGAGGAGGCCGGGGACGCGCTGCCCCCGGCATCGCAGACCGATTCTTGA
- the rny gene encoding ribonuclease Y → MGPYVVTVVVALLSLLLGYLLRRTIAEARIRSAEVAARQILEEARKEAEARQRETIVEAKDEAFRLKREAEKEIREQRADLQRQERRVVQREENLERKTEGLEKRERHQAESEQRVAQLHEEATRLKHAQQVELERIAGLTSEEARAQILSAVEASTRNEAIQIIRRIENEARDEGDRRAREILALAIQRCAAEHTAEVTVSVVPLPNEDMKGRIIGREGRNIRTLESLTGVDLIIDDTPEAVTISSFDPVRREVAKVALEKLMTDGRIHPGRIEEVIEKARAEVEERVRTDGEQASFEANVHGLHPEEVQVLGRLKYRHSYGQNLLRHSVEVSLLSGLLATHLGADPQLARRAGLLHDIGKALTHEAEGTHVTLGADLCRRYHEPPEVLNAIAYHHGEEEASCLEAVIVAAADAISASRPGARKETVELYIKRLQALEELATSFGGVEKAYAIQAGREIRVIVKPAEIDDTAATILARDLARKIEEQLKYPGQIKVTVLRETRVVEYAR, encoded by the coding sequence ATGGGCCCGTACGTTGTTACCGTGGTCGTGGCCCTGCTCTCACTCCTCCTCGGGTACCTCCTACGCAGGACCATCGCCGAGGCGCGAATAAGATCGGCCGAAGTGGCCGCCCGACAGATCCTTGAGGAAGCAAGGAAGGAGGCAGAAGCCAGACAGCGGGAGACCATCGTCGAAGCCAAGGACGAGGCGTTCCGCCTCAAGCGTGAAGCGGAGAAAGAGATCCGGGAGCAGCGCGCGGACCTCCAGCGGCAAGAGCGGCGTGTGGTACAGCGAGAGGAGAACCTAGAACGGAAGACCGAGGGCCTTGAGAAGCGCGAGCGCCATCAGGCAGAGAGCGAACAACGCGTTGCCCAGTTGCACGAAGAAGCCACCCGGCTGAAGCACGCGCAGCAGGTTGAACTAGAGCGAATCGCAGGCCTGACCTCTGAGGAGGCACGGGCGCAGATTCTTTCCGCGGTCGAAGCCAGCACTCGGAACGAGGCTATCCAGATCATACGTCGCATAGAGAACGAGGCCCGGGATGAAGGCGACCGGCGGGCCCGGGAGATCCTTGCCCTGGCGATTCAGCGGTGCGCGGCCGAGCACACGGCCGAGGTCACCGTATCGGTCGTCCCCCTCCCCAACGAGGACATGAAGGGCCGCATCATCGGCCGGGAGGGCCGGAACATCCGGACCCTGGAAAGCCTGACCGGGGTAGATCTGATAATTGACGATACCCCCGAGGCCGTTACGATCTCATCGTTTGACCCCGTGCGCCGTGAGGTCGCGAAGGTCGCGCTCGAGAAGCTCATGACGGACGGCCGAATCCACCCGGGAAGGATTGAAGAGGTAATCGAGAAGGCCCGTGCTGAGGTTGAGGAGCGCGTGCGCACGGACGGTGAGCAGGCGTCGTTTGAGGCAAACGTTCACGGCCTGCACCCGGAGGAGGTCCAGGTTCTCGGACGGCTCAAGTACCGGCACTCCTACGGCCAGAACCTGCTGCGCCACTCAGTGGAGGTGTCGCTGCTCTCTGGACTGCTGGCCACGCACCTGGGCGCCGATCCCCAGTTGGCCCGCCGGGCCGGGCTCCTGCACGATATCGGCAAGGCCCTGACCCATGAGGCCGAGGGAACCCACGTGACCCTTGGCGCCGACCTTTGCAGGCGATACCACGAGCCCCCCGAGGTCCTGAACGCGATCGCCTATCACCACGGCGAGGAGGAAGCCTCATGCTTGGAGGCGGTGATCGTGGCTGCCGCCGACGCGATTTCGGCGAGCAGGCCCGGGGCCCGTAAGGAGACGGTCGAACTGTACATCAAGCGCCTTCAGGCGCTCGAGGAGCTGGCCACCTCGTTCGGAGGCGTGGAGAAGGCATACGCGATTCAGGCCGGGCGGGAGATCCGTGTCATCGTGAAGCCGGCGGAGATTGACGACACCGCGGCCACAATCCTGGCCCGCGACCTGGCCCGCAAGATAGAGGAGCAACTCAAGTACCCGGGCCAGATCAAGGTCACGGTTCTCCGCGAGACCCGGGTCGTGGAGTACGCGCGGTGA
- a CDS encoding TIGR00282 family metallophosphoesterase: MRILFVGDITGKPGRRLVAEHLPTLRRSRGLDAVIANGENAAGGRGLTARVAEEMFAAGVDVITAGNHVWNNREAYELLDADPRILRPANYPPGVPGRGAAAITTAGGVRIGVINLQGRVFMQELDDPFRTARDLARRLRAELPTVVVDFHAEATSEKVAMGWHLDGYVSAVIGTHTHVQTADERVLPEGTAYITDVGMTGPRDGIIGMARTAVLERFMTQLPVRFEVATGPVMLNAVMVTVEGDGRATSIERIQVLSGDEPRAD, translated from the coding sequence GTGAGGATCCTGTTCGTGGGTGACATCACCGGGAAGCCAGGCAGGCGGCTCGTTGCCGAGCACCTGCCGACGCTACGGCGATCCCGGGGTCTCGACGCGGTGATCGCCAACGGGGAGAACGCCGCAGGCGGCAGGGGGTTGACCGCGCGCGTGGCGGAGGAGATGTTTGCCGCCGGCGTGGACGTTATCACGGCCGGCAACCACGTCTGGAACAACCGGGAGGCCTACGAACTGCTCGATGCGGACCCCCGCATTCTGCGGCCAGCCAACTACCCCCCTGGCGTGCCAGGAAGGGGCGCGGCGGCCATCACGACCGCGGGCGGCGTCAGGATCGGCGTGATCAACCTGCAAGGCCGCGTGTTCATGCAGGAGTTGGACGATCCGTTCCGCACCGCGCGTGACCTCGCCCGCAGGTTGCGCGCGGAGCTCCCCACGGTCGTGGTGGATTTCCATGCCGAGGCCACGTCAGAGAAGGTGGCCATGGGATGGCACCTGGACGGCTACGTGAGCGCGGTAATCGGGACGCACACGCACGTGCAGACCGCCGATGAGCGCGTTCTGCCTGAGGGCACCGCCTACATCACCGATGTCGGAATGACAGGGCCGCGCGACGGGATCATCGGCATGGCCCGCACGGCAGTACTGGAACGGTTCATGACGCAGCTCCCGGTGCGCTTTGAGGTGGCCACCGGCCCGGTCATGCTCAACGCGGTAATGGTGACCGTGGAGGGCGACGGGCGTGCCACATCCATCGAACGCATCCAGGTCCTCAGCGGGGACGAGCCGCGTGCGGATTGA
- the recA gene encoding recombinase RecA yields MTERQRALDLALSQIEKQFGKGSIMKLGEASARLQVEVISTGALGLDLALGVGGVPRGRVVEIYGPEASGKTTLGYHIIAEAQREGGVAAFIDAEHALDPTYAKAVGMDVDNLLLSQPDSGEQALEIAETLVRSGAVDVVVVDSVAALVPRAELEGEMGDAHVGLQARLMSQALRKLVGTISRSRTIVVFINQIREKIGVMFGNPETTTGGRALKFYSSVRMEIRKIENLKSGDEVRGMRARVKVVKNKVAPPFRDAEVDIYYGHGISRSASILDVATATGLVQRSGAWFTYGDLRLGQGRDNAREFLDSNAEVAGEIDRRVRESRGLLRTREAAVASPAEPEARPAPAAARPAPAARLVPAKPRG; encoded by the coding sequence ATGACTGAGCGCCAACGGGCTCTGGACCTGGCCCTCTCCCAGATAGAGAAGCAGTTCGGCAAGGGCTCCATCATGAAGTTGGGCGAAGCCAGCGCAAGGCTCCAGGTCGAGGTCATCTCGACCGGGGCCCTGGGTCTCGATCTGGCGCTGGGCGTCGGCGGCGTTCCCAGGGGACGCGTGGTCGAGATCTACGGCCCTGAGGCGTCTGGCAAGACCACGCTCGGCTACCACATCATCGCTGAGGCGCAGCGCGAAGGGGGCGTCGCGGCGTTCATTGACGCGGAGCACGCGCTCGATCCCACGTATGCAAAAGCAGTGGGAATGGACGTAGACAACCTGCTCCTCTCCCAGCCCGACAGCGGTGAGCAGGCCTTGGAAATAGCCGAGACCCTCGTGCGCAGCGGCGCCGTGGACGTCGTCGTCGTGGACTCCGTGGCAGCCCTTGTGCCGCGCGCGGAACTGGAGGGCGAGATGGGCGACGCCCACGTCGGGCTGCAGGCGCGCCTCATGTCGCAGGCCCTCCGGAAACTGGTCGGCACCATCAGCCGGTCGCGCACGATCGTGGTCTTCATAAACCAAATCCGCGAGAAGATCGGGGTGATGTTCGGAAACCCCGAGACCACTACCGGGGGCAGGGCGCTCAAGTTCTACTCGTCGGTCCGCATGGAGATACGCAAGATCGAGAACCTCAAGAGCGGGGACGAGGTCCGGGGGATGCGGGCCCGCGTCAAGGTCGTCAAGAACAAGGTCGCCCCTCCGTTTCGCGATGCGGAGGTTGATATCTACTACGGCCACGGGATCTCGCGCAGCGCGAGCATCCTCGATGTGGCCACGGCGACGGGTCTGGTCCAGCGTTCGGGGGCCTGGTTCACTTACGGCGACCTGCGTCTGGGACAGGGGCGCGACAACGCGCGCGAGTTCCTGGACAGCAACGCAGAGGTAGCCGGCGAGATTGACCGCCGCGTGCGCGAGTCCCGCGGACTGCTTCGCACAAGGGAGGCCGCGGTGGCCTCGCCGGCCGAACCGGAAGCCCGACCCGCTCCGGCTGCCGCCCGCCCTGCGCCAGCGGCGCGCCTGGTGCCGGCGAAGCCTCGAGGGTAG
- a CDS encoding PHP domain-containing protein — translation MRIDLHTHTLASDGLMDPASLVMDAGSRGVGLLAICDHDSTAGVDDALSAGKKTGVEVWPAVELSCDIEAGEVHVLGYFVDHRRNWFQVLLARLREGRADRAARMVGRLAALGVPVAYGRIATMAAGGAIGRLHVARALVEAGHVRDTADAFDRFIGRGGPAYAERLKLTPVQAIEIIRAAGGLAVLAHPGWGTDDEMIRDLARAGLDGLEVYYPDHSPSQVEHYRGMTKGLGLLMTGGTDFHGGVMATRVPVGSQYVPESIVAPIREAAAGRHPQAEPPTLQLLAG, via the coding sequence GTGCGGATTGACCTCCACACCCACACGCTGGCATCGGATGGGCTCATGGACCCGGCCTCTCTGGTCATGGATGCCGGATCCCGGGGCGTGGGACTCCTCGCCATCTGCGATCACGATTCGACCGCCGGGGTGGACGATGCCCTCTCCGCGGGGAAGAAGACAGGCGTGGAGGTCTGGCCGGCCGTGGAGCTCTCCTGCGACATCGAGGCAGGCGAGGTCCACGTGCTGGGGTACTTCGTGGATCACCGGCGAAACTGGTTTCAGGTGCTGCTCGCCCGGCTGCGAGAAGGCCGCGCGGATCGCGCGGCGCGCATGGTTGGAAGGCTGGCAGCGCTCGGGGTGCCGGTTGCGTACGGGCGGATCGCCACGATGGCGGCCGGGGGCGCGATCGGCCGGCTACACGTGGCCCGGGCACTCGTGGAAGCCGGCCACGTGCGCGACACCGCCGATGCCTTCGATCGCTTCATCGGTCGCGGAGGGCCTGCCTACGCCGAGCGGCTCAAGCTGACGCCGGTCCAGGCCATCGAGATCATCCGCGCTGCCGGCGGTCTGGCCGTGCTCGCGCACCCCGGTTGGGGAACAGATGATGAGATGATTCGCGATCTGGCCAGGGCCGGTCTGGACGGTCTCGAGGTCTACTACCCGGACCACAGCCCATCTCAGGTGGAGCACTACAGGGGTATGACCAAGGGGCTGGGCCTCCTGATGACCGGAGGCACGGACTTCCACGGCGGCGTCATGGCCACGCGCGTGCCCGTGGGCAGCCAGTATGTCCCGGAATCCATAGTCGCGCCGATCCGAGAGGCCGCGGCGGGCAGGCACCCTCAGGCCGAGCCGCCGACGCTGCAACTGCTCGCAGGGTGA